From Paenibacillus sp. PK3_47, the proteins below share one genomic window:
- a CDS encoding ABC-F family ATP-binding cassette domain-containing protein — translation MITVDNLSFSFPQKELYKNISFTLEEAQHCAFIGTSGSGKSTLLDILMDPERYLYDGKLEIDPVCTIGYVSQFPQLDENKEATVFEYIGAEFIRIQNEINAICTEMETSDDIEPLLEKYQAALDALDSMGGDDFESNINKQLNLANLMKLKDVRVSDLSGGEFKLIQVIKEMLSKPDLMIMDEPDVFLDFDNLNALKNLINSHKGILLVVTHNRYLLNHCFNKIIHLENMEIQEFDGRYIDYNFSLLQTKIELQELTIAEQEEIERNENIITNLRAIATYNSEASRGKALKARVKFQERLEARRLKAPFVDIKQPEIRFGTGHEIEDSVVISVHNYSAAFDELLLEKVNFEIHSMDKVAIIGPNGTGKTTLLRDIFNNNLDSIRVHPDAKVAYLSQLQGEVLNDSNTILEEFIDAGFSTYDEVRSYLADYGFEGEIFTQKIEALSGGEKNMLQLAKVSASNANVLLLDEPTSHLDLYSQIALEKAIEDYKGAILMISHDFYSVVNGMDYVLIIDEKTIRKMSMRKFRKMIYAGHFDKDYLETEQQKKSVETKIELALKKTDFESAKGMLDELEELNKRL, via the coding sequence ATGATAACAGTTGATAACTTATCCTTTTCATTTCCGCAAAAAGAATTATATAAAAACATCTCTTTTACACTTGAAGAAGCACAGCATTGCGCTTTTATCGGAACCAGCGGGAGCGGCAAAAGCACGCTGCTCGATATATTGATGGACCCGGAAAGATATCTGTACGATGGCAAATTGGAGATTGACCCTGTTTGCACAATCGGATATGTAAGCCAGTTCCCGCAGCTGGATGAGAATAAAGAAGCAACCGTTTTTGAATATATAGGGGCAGAATTTATCAGGATCCAAAATGAAATCAATGCGATTTGCACGGAAATGGAAACCTCGGACGATATTGAACCTTTACTGGAAAAGTATCAAGCCGCATTAGACGCGTTGGATTCGATGGGCGGGGATGATTTTGAAAGCAATATTAATAAGCAGTTAAACCTGGCCAACCTCATGAAGCTGAAAGATGTCAGAGTATCCGACCTCAGCGGCGGGGAATTCAAGCTTATACAAGTAATAAAGGAAATGCTCTCTAAACCGGACCTCATGATTATGGATGAACCGGATGTGTTCTTAGACTTTGACAATCTTAATGCACTGAAAAATCTGATTAATTCCCACAAAGGGATACTGCTCGTTGTTACACATAACCGGTACTTGCTGAATCATTGCTTTAATAAGATTATTCACCTGGAAAACATGGAGATTCAGGAGTTCGATGGCCGGTATATTGATTACAATTTCTCACTGCTTCAGACGAAAATCGAGCTGCAGGAGCTCACCATCGCTGAGCAGGAAGAAATCGAGCGTAACGAGAACATTATCACTAACCTCAGAGCGATTGCAACTTATAATTCAGAAGCCTCCAGAGGGAAAGCACTCAAAGCCAGAGTTAAGTTTCAGGAACGACTGGAAGCGCGCAGACTTAAAGCCCCATTCGTTGATATTAAGCAGCCGGAAATCCGCTTTGGTACCGGTCATGAAATTGAAGACAGTGTCGTTATAAGTGTCCATAATTACAGTGCTGCCTTTGATGAGCTGCTTTTGGAAAAAGTGAATTTCGAGATCCACTCTATGGATAAAGTAGCCATTATCGGTCCCAACGGTACCGGTAAAACGACGCTGCTCCGGGATATTTTCAACAACAATCTCGATTCGATTAGAGTGCACCCTGATGCTAAAGTGGCTTATTTATCCCAGCTTCAAGGCGAAGTGCTGAATGATTCTAACACCATCCTGGAGGAATTCATCGATGCCGGTTTCAGCACCTATGATGAGGTTAGATCATATCTGGCGGACTATGGTTTTGAGGGAGAAATCTTTACTCAGAAGATTGAGGCTTTATCCGGCGGAGAAAAAAATATGCTGCAGTTGGCCAAAGTTTCTGCCAGTAACGCAAACGTGCTGCTTCTGGATGAACCTACAAGCCATTTAGACCTTTATTCGCAAATTGCCCTGGAGAAAGCCATTGAAGATTACAAAGGGGCAATCCTCATGATTTCTCATGACTTCTATTCCGTGGTAAATGGGATGGACTATGTGCTCATTATTGACGAAAAGACGATTAGAAAAATGAGTATGCGCAAATTCAGAAAGATGATCTATGCCGGCCATTTTGACAAAGATTACTTGGAAACCGAACAGCAGAAGAAATCAGTCGAAACGAAAATAGAGCTGGCTTTAAAAAAGACTGATTTTGAATCCGCAAAAGGAATGCTTGATGAGCTGGAAGAGTTGAATAAGCGGCTGTAA
- the spo0A gene encoding sporulation transcription factor Spo0A, translating into MQNIEVLLADDNREFTNLLAEYISEQEDMTVTGIAYNGEEVLQMLSGARKIPDVLILDIIMPHLDGLGVLERLRDMDLNPQPKIIMLTAFGQENITQRAVQLGASYYILKPFDMEVLANRVRQLVGSQGSMSTSSSMSNYSSSRPSSNNVVPLSKGKNLDANITSIIHEIGVPAHIKGYQYLREAITMVYNNIEILGAITKTLYPAIAEKFKTTPSRVERAIRHAIEVAWTRGNIDSISHLFGYTINISKSKPTNSEFIAMVADKLRIEHKVG; encoded by the coding sequence GTGCAGAATATTGAAGTGTTGTTGGCCGATGATAACAGGGAATTCACGAACTTGCTTGCTGAGTATATTTCGGAACAAGAAGATATGACCGTGACAGGTATTGCCTATAATGGGGAAGAAGTGCTTCAAATGCTGAGCGGAGCACGCAAAATTCCCGATGTACTGATCCTTGATATCATTATGCCGCATTTGGACGGTCTAGGCGTGCTTGAGCGCCTTCGCGATATGGATCTTAACCCGCAGCCGAAGATCATCATGCTTACGGCCTTCGGCCAGGAGAATATTACGCAGAGAGCTGTCCAGCTTGGCGCATCTTATTATATCCTGAAGCCTTTCGATATGGAGGTTCTAGCCAACCGTGTGCGTCAGCTTGTAGGGTCCCAGGGCAGCATGAGCACGTCCTCCAGCATGTCCAATTACAGCAGTTCACGGCCAAGCAGCAACAATGTAGTTCCGCTCTCCAAGGGCAAAAACCTTGACGCCAACATTACTTCGATTATTCATGAAATTGGTGTGCCTGCCCACATCAAGGGCTACCAGTATTTGCGCGAAGCCATTACAATGGTCTATAACAATATTGAAATCCTTGGAGCTATTACCAAAACACTGTATCCGGCTATTGCCGAGAAGTTCAAGACTACGCCTTCACGCGTGGAACGTGCGATCCGCCATGCGATTGAAGTGGCCTGGACCCGCGGCAACATCGACAGCATCTCCCATCTGTTCGGCTATACGATTAATATCTCCAAATCGAAGCCCACTAACTCGGAATTTATTGCCATGGTAGCCGACAAGCTCCGGATTGAGCATAAGGTAGGTTGA